A window of Magnolia sinica isolate HGM2019 chromosome 13, MsV1, whole genome shotgun sequence genomic DNA:
GGTGTGATAGATATTCAtacaccaacttgagggggagtgttggaaCATTGTTATTATTAGTGTTTTATTTTTAGAAGGGACTtttctataaataggggtctatATCTAAATATATCATTTATAGCTTGTTATGGGGTAAGTAGTTGAAAAAACCCTACATATATAAAGGAATAAGAAAAAGGAGAGGGTaacatttttctctctctctcaaacttctTTCTACAAGTCCTCTCACCCATTACTTCTTCCCAAAAACTACATTACCCTACTCCCCCTCACTGTAGAGGTCTGCACACTTTTCCCCATTCTACCTAATGAAACTTATTCTTCTCCGAACTCCACAAAAATTCTTCTCTAATCCTTTCCAATTGCTTAATAATACTGGTCAACCAGTTGAAAAACGACATGTAGTACACTGGCATATTCACAATGGTTGATTTTATAAGCATCAGACAACCACCCAATGATAAGTGTGTGCTTTTCCATGCTGACAACTTCCTTTCCATTCTCCCCACTGCTGTGTCCCATAGACTCTTTGCTAATCTTCTCATGTATCAAGGAAGGTGCAAGTATGTAAGAGGGAAGATTACCTGCTGTACATCCAAAGACTTTTGCAAGCTCCTGAACTTTGTCCTCTCCCAAGTCCAAGCTGCACGCCAAAGAATTAACTTCTCTAACTCAAGATCACCTCTAAGAATCTAAGGATTTTGTTAAACTAGAGATTTAACTTCTGTTTGCATAATACAACGAAACGGTTTGCATGCAAAGTGACGGTAAGATACCTGGAAATTATCTTTTTCCACCCTAAAACTGCTATATATTTTACAGTTTCTTAAACAATTCATTAGTTTTAATGCTAAGCATCTATTTTAGTAAAATATGCCCAAAATCCCGTCGCAGCCATACAGCCAGGCACTAAATCACTCAATTTATGTCATAATTCCATCCTCTTGGGCTTTGTTTAAAAGCTAATTTGGTTGGGTTGTAAAGACACCAGTTTTGTGTCCTTAGACGTTGTTATCACTCAAAAGGTCACTtcaaaaataataacaaaaataagggTACTATAAGTTGGCATCTTCACCATTTTCTATTCCTTTTTTTCCACCCCAATGCtccatgactatatatatatatatatatatataaccatacCGTAGGAGACTGTTGTGTGCATCACCTCCTTATTCTCTTGGGTACTTAGATAGGGTGGGCTCAGTAGTGATGCATACGTGAAATCTACCCTGACCATTAGGTTAGTGTTGGCAAGTTAATCATAGAGCTAAGACAATAGGTAGATTtattattcaggtgggccacactagaaacAATAAGGGGTTGAATATCATTGGATTTTTACATGGTCTACCATACTGTTTATGTGAAagccactccaaccattagcttcATTGAGAAAATTCATGCACAGGGAATAACAATTATACCCATGCTTGATTTatgtgggccaaatcaaatgataCAGTTTGAATGGTGGGTGTCCCCCTGCCGGTTCCccctcatgtggcccattgtaattatCGATGTGGCTAATTTTTTAGCCATACAACTAAACATTTTTTTCTAACCTTCTCTGACCACCTTAGTTGGCACGCTGTCCCATTTTGAGGGTTGCATGTTGATCAAAAGACAGTAGCAAGAGTTGGTGGGAGctcgtggaccccacaatgatgtatatattttatccacgccgttcatccatttttctaactcatttcatggcatgaacatagaaatgaagcagatccaaatattaggtggaccataccataagaaaacaatggtgattgtatGCCTACATTAAAAATTTgtacattgtaatatttatttgccatccaatatgttgattaggtcataaaatctggatgaagggaaaacacaaataccaacttggGGTCAAAAACatgtgtggccccaaaaagtttttaatggtggcccttcaatcaccattgtttcctgctgtgtggtccacttgacgtttggatctacctcattttttcgctcatgccctaaaatgatttggcaaaatgtattgacggcatggataaaacatatgcatcatggtggaggccACAGATCACTTccagcaccaaccactagccatcaaGGAGGTCTAGCAGGTCAGCATGCAGTCGGTTTGTGACATGAAGGAGGTCTGGTCGAGCAAACCAATATGGGAAGAGCTTGGGTGGGAccgaccatgatgtgtatgtgaaatccactccaaccacaaGGTATGAGAATTTAGCTATGGGGataaaaaatcagccacatccataattcaagtgggccacatgagaagaAATAGTGTAAGGaatgtccaccattcaaactttttTCACTTAGTGTAGCATACATAAACTGCGTATGGGCCTAATGTTTTGtcccatgtatgaattttcatgaagcagcaatgattggagtggatttcacattaacatCACTTTGAGTCATGTAAAAATCCAAATGTAGGCATCCCTCTTctattgtttcccttggtgtagccTACCTGAATCATGAATCCAGATGGGTTTTTTAGCCTTATGgctaatatatatacatatagggAAAtcgtactatgaggtcgagctgtgtgggtcccactgtgatgtgtgtcgaacatctaccccatcagctagatgcaccattccatggtgggccacgggcttaaaaatcaagtcaatcagtgacttgggtgggtcacaccacatacaacagttgagaggaatTACCCTCCCAATaagacattcataatcatttattgggcccaccgagatgtagttcacaaatccagcccatccattgtgtgtgtcccacttggatgaggggtcaaactaagtttcagccgcatccaaaactcaggtgggccccaccaaatgcttttatatgtttttggcatgtcttcacatcgttttagatgctatggcctacctgagttctgtacatggctgatttttgggatatcctgtaacctaaaggggacccatcaaatgcacggtgttgatgttcgacacacatcacggcgtggcccacacaactcgacctcatgggatgttcccgtgaggtcgaccttatagtaccatttcctctGTGCGTGCGTGTGAAGTTAAAAAGGTCGTGCTATATACTCAGTTTTGAGGTTCCAGTATTCAACTAAAAAATGTCACGGTTGATTCTCTGAATTCTGTCCAATTTTATTTGTGTTTGGAAGTACCCTCAAGCCATGTTTATGGTGGAAACATTTTGAGGCCACACAGAGTTGAAAAGGTGCCTCATTCTGTAAAGCTCGGAAAAGAAGCGCACTATTAGTTTTCCATCAAACCAGCCGATGATAATCTTTGTACTTGTTCTATCTAGGCATTGAAGCAAGCAGGCTATCTGTTTGATGTTGTATTTTGCAGAGACTGATCTAGCCCAACTGCTACAAAGCAGCCTCAACCTCACTAAAGAGAATGAATGTCAAAATCATCTCAAAGCACTAAAAGAGCACTTGAAGGAATGGTGTGCACAAACAGCCAATGGCAATTTAGTTATTTTCACCAAGTAATTTCTATATCATGTGTGCAGCTAAACTTCCAATCATCAAATTGAGGTTCAGTTTGTTTTCTCATATCATCGGTCaatactttctattttttgtctTGAACATTTTGAAATATTGATCTTGCTTTTTCCTAAATTTTCTGCTTTGCTTCTAAAGCACCTATCCTTATAAATGTACAGTGGGAAATGCGCCAACTGCAAAAGTGATTGATGGGAATTCAATTGCAGAAGAAATAAGATCAGAAATAGCTGATGAAGTGAGTAGAATGAAGGATGCCATCGCAAAGGTTCCTGGCCTAGCTGTAATCATAGTGGGTCAAAGAAAGGACTCCCAGACTTACGTCCGCAATAAAATAAAAGCCTGTCAGGAAGTTGGAATTGCGTCTCTAATGGCAGAGTTTCCTGAGGATAGTGCAGAAGATGAAGTGGTTAGAGCTGTGGCAAGCTTCAATGACAACCCATCAGTTCATGGTATTCTTGTGCAACTTCCTCTACCCCAAGTAATTTCTAAAACCATGTTGAAAGCTTTCAGGCTCTCTCTTTGATCTGCTCCTGCCATTTCTCTAAAGAAGGGGATGGATTTCTGCTAATATCAtggttgtcaaatggcataaaaGGTCATACGCAACCCAAGAGAGTTGTGCACGTATGCGATTGCACAATTGCATATGCCACCACACAGCtaccaatttttcttttcttttttatttttatttatttattttttttcttttcttcttcttcttcttcttcttcttcttcttcttcttcttttttcctttttgaaaaaaagtaaggaaaaatggaaaaaaattatgtaaaaataCTACAAGTATTGGGAATTGTTTTATAGTTTTAGTACAATTTCGTTaaaattttgttatatttattaCATATGTTAGACAATTAGACTGTAACAAGTCTACTAATACGTACTCAAATGAATGTGGATACTAAAAAAATGTGGAAAAACTACATAGAAAATTTATTGATGTGATTTTGAACAGAGAGAATTTAAATTTAAACTAAAATTTTTATTGATGTGATCTTGATGGGAGATTATGCCATCATATACTGAGTATGGGATGGCATAATTCCATACTTACAGCATATGTGACCGCATAATGCCCAACGGTCATAAAACTGCATATGCCACTATGGCATATGCTGTcaaaatggcatatgcaatcgcataaacGCATATTCCATCGCATATGACAATACTGGCTAATGTTAGTTATCTAATGAAACTTGGACACATGTCCATGCCATACACAACATCCCTTGGAATCCTGACAAACTGACAATTTGACACAGATGTGATGGCTTTGATGGATATCGTTGTTATTTAAATTATTGAATAGCAAGAAAGATGGGTTATATGATCCTCAACCTGTCATTTGTAAAGTATTCTTGACTCTCAGTTTGTAGAAGTGGAACccttggttcagtgatccagcACATTGGTCTGATGTGCTccacagtggatggaccatgcctcaaTAATATTCCTAGTCGAGCAATCCTAAACCTTTGATCATTGGCATGGAAATAGATGATTAAAGAAAAGGCAGCAATTGTCCATATGCAACAGAAAAGGGCAAAGATTGGATAGTATCATCaaatttgggagattttggggTTTGGTCCCTTTTATGATTGAGCCCATcagaaaggtttggatcactgaactatgGGCCCTAGTTATTCAAACTGAGAACCCAAGGATACTCCCGGAGAATATTCTCTTATGGGTGCGTTTGATTGCACTGTATATAATCAAATTTCGTGATTAGTCAGCCTAATTTGGTGCATAATATCATGAaagttcatgatatttggtgcaaccaaactcaCCCTAGATAAATAGAAATAAATGAAAACTGTGTGGAGAAATTGCAGTTTTCTCATAATAATTTCTTGGTTTGTATCTGGTACAAGCATCTGATGAAGCATTTATGAACGGCTACTTGAATCTTTTTGAAGCAGCACATGGACGAGGAGAAGATTCTGAACACTGTCAGCCTAGAAAAAGATGTCGATGGATTCCATCCATTGAACATGGGCAATCTTGCTATGAGAGGTAGGGAGCCTCTATTCATTCCATGCACCCCAAAAGGTTGCATTGAGCTATTGCTTCGGTCTGGTATTGAAATCATGGGTAAAAAAGCTGTAGTGATTGGGAGAAGCAATATCGTTGGAACACCTACTTCCTTGCTATTACAGGTAACATTTCAACATCGGTATAATTTatggaggaattatatgattctTGACCCAAGAGTATGCATATTGTCGTTAgattttcagtttgtataaaTGTGGCCCATGGTTCGGTTATCCAGGctgttgatatggtgggccccaccatggacagACCATGCCCTAATAGTCTGCCAGGTTGGAGATCCTAGCAATCCAATGTTTAGCCTGTTTTTCGGATCAATGTGGagtttcttaaccatctatttggcGGCTGACAATGGATGCATTTGGACCATCCCATTGTAGGAGATATATGTGGCATGGGCTatcctctgtgggcccatcacatCTATGGtcaggatcactgaaccatgagtCCACTTTGTACAAATAATGATTCAAGGATACTATGCAGATCCTTGCATCTAGGATCATATGACTCCTCCCATGTGAACAGAGAGCTTCCATTAATTTAATTGAAGTGCAACTTTTGGCCTCTCGGCAGAGGCACCATGCCACAGTCAGCGTCATTCATG
This region includes:
- the LOC131223735 gene encoding bifunctional protein FolD 1, mitochondrial isoform X2, with the translated sequence MQAQISKKVAPSFSKAALKSFYRRYRTKSATISTPILGLDLPDIWTPPSCTRPLLPNPVGNAPTAKVIDGNSIAEEIRSEIADEVSRMKDAIAKVPGLAVIIVGQRKDSQTYVRNKIKACQEVGIASLMAEFPEDSAEDEVVRAVASFNDNPSVHGILVQLPLPQHMDEEKILNTVSLEKDVDGFHPLNMGNLAMRGREPLFIPCTPKGCIELLLRSGIEIMGKKAVVIGRSNIVGTPTSLLLQRHHATVSVIHAYTRNPDVIAREADIVVSAVGVANLVRGDWLKPGAVVIDVGINPVEDPSSKHGYHLTGDVCYEEALPVVSAITPVPGGVGPMTIAMLLSNTLNSAKRAFRFS
- the LOC131223735 gene encoding bifunctional protein FolD 1, mitochondrial isoform X1 codes for the protein MQAQISKKVAPSFSKAALKSFYRRYRTKSATISTPILGLDLPDIWTPPSCTRPLLPNPVGNAPTAKVIDGNSIAEEIRSEIADEVSRMKDAIAKVPGLAVIIVGQRKDSQTYVRNKIKACQEVGIASLMAEFPEDSAEDEVVRAVASFNDNPSVHGILVQLPLPQQHMDEEKILNTVSLEKDVDGFHPLNMGNLAMRGREPLFIPCTPKGCIELLLRSGIEIMGKKAVVIGRSNIVGTPTSLLLQRHHATVSVIHAYTRNPDVIAREADIVVSAVGVANLVRGDWLKPGAVVIDVGINPVEDPSSKHGYHLTGDVCYEEALPVVSAITPVPGGVGPMTIAMLLSNTLNSAKRAFRFS
- the LOC131223735 gene encoding bifunctional protein FolD 1, mitochondrial isoform X3, whose product is MQAQISKKVAPSFSKAALKSFYRRYRTKSATISTPILGLDLPDIWTPPSCTRPLLPNPVGNAPTAKVIDGNSIAEEIRSEIADEVSRMKDAIAKVPGLAVIIVGQRKDSQTYVRNKIKACQEVGIASLMAEFPEDSAEDEVVRAVASFNDNPSVHGILVQLPLPQQHMDEEKILNTVSLEKDVDGFHPLNMGNLAMRGREPLFIPCTPKGCIELLLRSGIEIMGKKAVVIGRSNIVGTPTSLLLQDPSSKHGYHLTGDVCYEEALPVVSAITPVPGGVGPMTIAMLLSNTLNSAKRAFRFS
- the LOC131223735 gene encoding bifunctional protein FolD 4, chloroplastic isoform X4, whose translation is MGNAPTAKVIDGNSIAEEIRSEIADEVSRMKDAIAKVPGLAVIIVGQRKDSQTYVRNKIKACQEVGIASLMAEFPEDSAEDEVVRAVASFNDNPSVHGILVQLPLPQQHMDEEKILNTVSLEKDVDGFHPLNMGNLAMRGREPLFIPCTPKGCIELLLRSGIEIMGKKAVVIGRSNIVGTPTSLLLQRHHATVSVIHAYTRNPDVIAREADIVVSAVGVANLVRGDWLKPGAVVIDVGINPVEDPSSKHGYHLTGDVCYEEALPVVSAITPVPGGVGPMTIAMLLSNTLNSAKRAFRFS